The DNA sequence CAAACCCTACGTTCGGCTCCGAGTATTGCAGAGGAAAAGAGAGACAGGTTGTCCTCATCTAgaattaattaagaaaacacagaACCAAAAACGGGTTAAAGAAAACAGCGGGCCGAAAAGTAAATGGGTGCCGTGATGATAGTGGTACGTGGAGGTTAAGGCGTGTATGGGCAGCGTTATGCGCGTCGTAACGGAAAGTATGTGCAAGACGGAGACCACTCTCTACTGCCTGCCAGTCTCCCACGGTATTCTAAACGCTCCAGcgtcattattattattattaatttaattttctcCGGCGCGAAAAACCGCGCCTCTCTCTGCGTGCTCTGCCGCTAGTTTCTTAAAACCGTTGGAACTCTAGTGCTCCAGTCCTCCCCCAGTTTCACTTTAATTAACCAACCATAACTGTTTGCTCTAGTTTCTGGTTCGGTCCCTAAACTATTAAGTAATTGCAATCAAGGACTTGTTTTAAAATAGTAGTTTATGTGTATTAGGAAGAGGTTCCTAATTAGGCAGGTGCTTTGAATTTGATTAGAGGGTTTTTTTAAGGAGGAATTATATTCTACGTTCGATTAATTGAATCTGAATTGGTGGTTCCACATTGATTGGGGCCATAGAACAATCACATCATCACATGGATTATGAACATTCTTTtaatttagtttgcttgaggtATATGAACTGCCATATATACAACCAAATTCAATTCATTTTATGATTTAAGCATCTCTAAAACATGTGGCATAGGAATTCTTTAGCAAATAAGTGGTCTAATTGTAATGGGAATTTCAAGTTGGAAGTTCCGACAATTTACGTGTGTGAAATGAATATTAAAGTTAAGGAAATGATTTCAATATATAATTTCTTTCAGAAATTAGAATTCAAGTGACTCAAATAaatatttcttaattttttaaaGTATTTAATTATGTAGTGGCGGTGGTTGCATCACATAATTTGTGATGTTTATTAGGAAATATATTATGAGAGGTAATTGCGTTAAACttaaaacaacaaaaattaaaattatacaAGACAATATAGTTATTTACTCTATCTTTTATAATTGCTCCTTTCACATCCATTAGGTTGTctaaatatttttagttttaagTAAATAAATATGTCATTAAATAATGAGATAGTGCATGAATGTAATAGGACTAAAAAAGTTGAGAAGTTTGATTCGACAACTTTTCAAAAAATCTGAAAAATACATCGAGAAGGAAACCTCTTTCTCCAAGGAGGAAACTTTGTTGGTAAAACAATTAGTAAAGGacatttaatgaaataaaaatgatttacgCGTAATATTGCGAAAAACAATATTAATCACAGTTTACAGCTATACACAACTCAATTAAAAACCAAGGCAAGGACCACCAGAAGATTCCAAAGCAAATAAGGAAAACTGGAGGGCACTAATGCAATCCCATTAAATAAATTCCTTAACCGTTTGAATAATTCTCGCGATATTTTCCCCAATTTCTCGTCCCCCTTCGGTATAAATACATAGCTCGAGTGAAGCTAGGTTTGCCAATTTGGGCAGCAAAACGCAGCTTAATAAGAAAACCTCTCTCCTccctcattttctctctctaaaacaccctcactctctctctctgaaacctCAACTGAAAATGGCAACAGCTTCTAGAAGGTCGTCAGCAACTGGATCGGTCCTCCGGTCCAGTGCCTCACCCTCACTCTCCGGAAGGTTCTACACCTCCcattcctcctcctccaccggCTTCGCCTCCTCCACTTCCAGCTTCTCCTCCCGATCCGCCGGCGGTTTCTTCACACGCGCCGCCTCTCCCCCGCGCGTGAGCCTCGCCAGACCCTCTCCCTCGGCTCAGTCCGTCCGTTTCTCTCTCCACGACCGCCCTACCTCCCCCAGCCGCTCCATCTCCGTCTCGCCGCAAGGCTCCGGCAGCCACCACCGGAGCGCGATGAAGAAGCAGGTCAACCCTAAGAGGACCTGTATGTGCTCCCCTACTTCTCACCCAGGCTCCTTCCGGTGTAGCCTACACAAGAACTGTGGCTCGCACGTGTCGAGTTCCTCCTCTCCGCCGTACTCGCAGAACCGCCTCAACGCGCGTAGATCGGCGATGACGAACTCGCTGGTCAGGATCGGCGGCGTTGAAGGCGATCTCGTGAAGCGCGCCTTGGCCGCTCTGATCCGCCCCTCCTCCCACAGCCAGCGGCGCCGTGCCGATTTCCGTCCCCGGCCCAGCCGGCTCTCCACCATGTCAAAGTGCAGCGAGTAAGTTCAGTTGGTAACAAATTTTGGAGAAATTGCAGCCCTTACTTTGACCAGGCGGATCCAAATATTCATGAAACTTCCGGCAAAATTTGAGGCCGCACGTGGCAGAATCCGGCGCTAGTGATCTGATGGATTTGGTATGATTCGGAACGGACTTGGTTTTTTTGTGTCCTCCGGTGACCGAACTGCTCTAGAGGACTATTGTTAATGATGTGATGAAGAAGAACCTAGCCCTTCTGTGTATATAGAAATACAAATTATATGTATCTTTGGCGCGCCATTGTTGGCGTCTCCAAGCTTAGCTTTCCTGGACTCGATTAACTTCCACTTGAAA is a window from the Rosa chinensis cultivar Old Blush chromosome 2, RchiOBHm-V2, whole genome shotgun sequence genome containing:
- the LOC112187562 gene encoding uncharacterized protein LOC112187562, with translation MATASRRSSATGSVLRSSASPSLSGRFYTSHSSSSTGFASSTSSFSSRSAGGFFTRAASPPRVSLARPSPSAQSVRFSLHDRPTSPSRSISVSPQGSGSHHRSAMKKQVNPKRTCMCSPTSHPGSFRCSLHKNCGSHVSSSSSPPYSQNRLNARRSAMTNSLVRIGGVEGDLVKRALAALIRPSSHSQRRRADFRPRPSRLSTMSKCSE